The proteins below come from a single Drosophila suzukii chromosome X, CBGP_Dsuzu_IsoJpt1.0, whole genome shotgun sequence genomic window:
- the Psf3 gene encoding DNA replication complex GINS protein PSF3, which produces MNYFPNYYSIEDIFVTQEKVECRVNTKLQRMGFLDSGAESDDLEPGRTVNLPLWYIKELKVNNAYFTVSVPDIYRNVHKAVCEAETTHIELGRLHPYFYEFGRYLTPYDRNHVIGRIIFETLRQRVRHLLDISKSDGQAAKAEHRLDNIEAKLHEAGVRTNSQYIEWLQMTGNKIRTSELVEEHQKKRRRADRSDDESDVLPNSKRATL; this is translated from the exons ATGAACTATTTTCCCAACTACTACTCCATCGAGGACATATTCGTGACCCAGGAGAAGGTGGAATGCCGGGTGAACACCAAGCTGCAGCGGATGG GCTTCTTGGACTCCGGCGCCGAGTCGGATGACCTGGAACCCGGACGCACGGTCAACCTGCCGCTGTGGTACATCAAGGAGCTGAAGGTGAACAATGCCTATTTCACAGTCTCCGTGCCGGACATCTATCGCAACGTGCACAAGGCCGTCTGCGAGGCGGAGACCACGCACATCGAGCTGGGGCGCCTGCATCCGTACTTCTACGAGTTCGGCCGCTACCTCACGCCCTACGACCGCAACCACGTGATCGGGCGCATCATCTTCGAGACGCTGCGCCAGCGCGTGCGCCACCTGCTCGACATCTCCAAGAGCGACGGCCAGGCGGCCAAAGCGGAGCACCGTCTGGACAACATCGAGGCCAAGCTGCACGAGGCGGGAGTGCGCACCAACAGCCAG TACATCGAATGGCTGCAGATGACGGGCAACAAGATCCGGACCTCGGAACTGGTGGAGGAGCATCAGAAGAAGCGGCGTCGGGCGGACCGCAGCGATGACGAGAGCGACGTGCTGCCCAACAGCAAACGGGCCACCTTGTGA